Proteins found in one Methanospirillum hungatei JF-1 genomic segment:
- a CDS encoding D-aminoacyl-tRNA deacylase, with amino-acid sequence MTPKEQSPTTLLISSRKDPAGSLIHEELYSFLEDDKRAHSHIRHWHAEERLIYLDGPSLPHDADRILFLSRHASERPRPVLTVHVTGNFGSADYGGRPNTLTPAATGLMHALINRLIIHAPEGYEVMYEATHHGPTDIPLPSCFIELGSTEKEWNDRIAARAVAQAVLDALLMDTSSVIPLAGFGGTHYAQRQTEITKLTRGGFGHIMPTRDIPHLTDALFQDIISSTGAFAIYIDGKSMSGKEERMITGLADKHTIPILGQGDLMRLFDLPFSEYMSIRNLAESLIPGSSIVLHTILEMPAPVSLTIPGELVDEVMKVAAEEFISALDSFPIVHMTGRGKACHPVFITDAAFSGRISDELIHLCVTLLQDRYTCSFEGDSLIIKKLRFDPKKAKNLGIPSGPLYSELMAGKPVEVGDSVIYPEMVMTETEKRIHIPQRQAR; translated from the coding sequence ATGACACCAAAAGAACAGTCTCCAACAACCTTACTTATCAGCTCACGCAAAGACCCGGCCGGTTCACTCATTCATGAAGAACTCTATTCATTCCTAGAAGATGACAAAAGGGCTCATTCCCATATCAGACACTGGCATGCAGAAGAACGGCTTATCTATCTTGACGGCCCCTCCCTGCCCCATGATGCAGATAGGATTCTTTTTCTATCACGCCATGCCAGTGAACGGCCACGGCCGGTTTTAACGGTCCATGTCACTGGCAATTTTGGATCTGCTGATTACGGGGGACGTCCAAACACCCTGACACCTGCAGCAACCGGCCTTATGCATGCTCTTATCAACCGGCTGATCATCCATGCTCCGGAAGGGTATGAAGTTATGTATGAGGCTACCCATCATGGTCCGACAGACATCCCTCTGCCCTCCTGTTTTATCGAGCTCGGTAGTACAGAGAAGGAATGGAATGACCGGATTGCTGCCAGGGCAGTAGCACAAGCGGTACTGGATGCTCTTCTCATGGATACCTCATCGGTCATCCCATTAGCAGGATTTGGAGGGACGCATTATGCCCAGCGTCAGACAGAGATCACAAAATTAACCAGAGGCGGCTTTGGTCATATTATGCCGACCCGTGATATTCCTCACCTGACGGATGCATTATTTCAGGATATCATCTCTTCTACCGGTGCTTTTGCAATCTATATTGATGGGAAATCCATGTCTGGAAAAGAGGAGCGGATGATTACCGGTCTTGCAGACAAGCATACCATCCCGATCCTTGGTCAGGGGGATCTGATGCGGCTCTTTGATCTCCCGTTCTCTGAATATATGTCTATCAGAAACCTTGCAGAATCACTCATTCCCGGATCATCAATCGTTCTCCATACCATCCTGGAGATGCCTGCCCCGGTCTCCCTGACCATTCCGGGTGAGCTGGTCGATGAAGTTATGAAAGTTGCTGCAGAAGAGTTCATTTCTGCGCTAGACTCATTTCCAATCGTACATATGACCGGGAGAGGAAAAGCATGTCATCCGGTTTTTATTACCGATGCAGCATTCAGCGGCAGAATATCGGATGAATTAATACATCTCTGTGTAACATTGTTACAGGACAGATACACCTGTTCTTTTGAGGGGGATTCTTTAATCATCAAAAAATTACGGTTTGATCCGAAGAAAGCCAAAAATCTGGGCATACCCTCTGGCCCGCTCTATAGTGAGCTGATGGCAGGAAAGCCGGTCGAGGTTGGTGATTCGGTTATCTATCCGGAAATGGTGATGACAGAGACAGAAAAGCGGATTCACATTCCGCAGAGGCAGGCCAGATGA
- a CDS encoding IS1634-like element ISMhu4 family transposase, producing the protein MIAPTHQIEHIGGIPYIFETLKELQIIRILNEVYSPHRNWVGLPIGETIAIWICYCLTENDHRMCPLEKWVTTKKNLLEKLIGFQFSPKCFTDDHLARILSLLHNNELWNRFESELNRSTLRIYGLTDENIVRLDMTTVNSNGIIDKNGLIQFGNSKDDASLPQIKIVLSVLDVLGLPLTVSVVPGNCADDPLYIPAMEKVKKSTGQSGLLFVGDCKMGAIATRLYTTINNDFYLCPLSEVSHPTQEIYSAIIAHQESNLSFTQVSRSYYDGSDAIIAEGFEKKISHSMEYEGKIITWEERLIYAKSFAHANKFRLSLEEQVKKAFFEINSMNKRGKGKKIYRTIEEAKEKVHAILGDKGLTAVFEVEYIEHISNTPKRKYGNNPARIEQSTRIEVKPTINLQALQQAQELSGWRVYVTNKPENELSMQDVVLTYRDQYIIEHQFHRLKGKALSLAPMFIQRDDRIDGLVKFLTIVMRPLVIIEKKVRDSLKSRGQGLSGLFEYNPTKIVNNPKTERIIEFFKEIYLLVSFYGEQVFYTITGINQKHREILNLMNVDISVYTQLGSIQESEFKISER; encoded by the coding sequence ATGATCGCTCCGACACATCAAATTGAACACATCGGCGGAATCCCATATATCTTTGAAACATTAAAAGAACTTCAAATCATACGAATTTTGAATGAGGTATATTCGCCTCACAGAAACTGGGTGGGTTTGCCGATTGGTGAAACGATTGCCATTTGGATCTGCTACTGCCTGACCGAAAATGATCATCGTATGTGTCCCTTGGAGAAGTGGGTTACTACCAAAAAAAATTTACTGGAAAAATTGATTGGTTTTCAATTTAGTCCAAAATGCTTTACTGATGACCATTTGGCTCGTATATTATCTCTATTGCACAATAATGAACTTTGGAACCGATTTGAATCTGAATTAAATCGTTCTACACTGCGTATATATGGTTTAACGGATGAAAACATCGTCCGTCTTGATATGACAACAGTAAACAGCAATGGAATTATCGATAAAAACGGATTAATACAATTTGGCAACTCAAAAGATGACGCCTCCCTCCCTCAAATAAAAATCGTACTTTCAGTGCTTGATGTGCTGGGTTTGCCCCTCACCGTTAGTGTAGTCCCTGGAAATTGTGCTGATGATCCTCTCTATATCCCTGCAATGGAAAAGGTGAAAAAATCTACGGGACAATCTGGATTACTTTTTGTGGGAGATTGCAAAATGGGTGCCATAGCAACTCGTTTGTATACGACTATCAATAATGACTTTTATTTATGCCCGTTATCAGAAGTCTCTCATCCTACTCAGGAAATTTATTCTGCAATCATAGCACATCAGGAGTCTAATCTTTCCTTCACACAAGTTTCACGATCGTACTATGATGGAAGCGATGCGATTATAGCCGAAGGATTTGAGAAAAAAATATCTCATTCAATGGAATATGAGGGGAAAATCATAACCTGGGAGGAACGGCTAATCTACGCAAAATCATTTGCTCATGCAAATAAATTCAGATTATCACTTGAAGAGCAAGTAAAAAAAGCTTTCTTTGAGATAAATTCAATGAATAAAAGAGGAAAGGGAAAGAAAATTTACCGAACAATCGAGGAAGCAAAAGAAAAAGTACATGCTATTCTTGGAGATAAGGGATTAACAGCGGTATTCGAAGTTGAGTATATCGAGCATATTAGTAATACTCCAAAACGAAAATACGGAAACAATCCCGCCAGAATTGAACAATCGACGAGAATTGAGGTTAAACCAACTATTAACTTGCAAGCCCTTCAACAAGCGCAGGAATTATCAGGATGGAGGGTATATGTAACAAATAAACCAGAAAATGAATTATCGATGCAAGATGTTGTTCTGACTTACCGTGATCAGTATATCATAGAGCATCAATTTCATCGGCTGAAGGGAAAGGCACTTTCACTTGCCCCAATGTTTATTCAACGAGATGACAGAATTGATGGTTTAGTGAAGTTTTTGACTATTGTAATGAGACCACTTGTTATTATTGAGAAAAAAGTCAGGGATTCGCTGAAAAGTAGAGGTCAGGGTTTGAGTGGTCTTTTCGAATATAATCCAACGAAAATAGTAAATAATCCTAAAACTGAAAGAATTATTGAGTTTTTCAAAGAGATTTATTTGTTAGTTTCATTTTATGGTGAACAGGTTTTTTACACAATTACTGGGATAAATCAAAAGCATCGAGAGATTTTAAATCTGATGAATGTTGATATTAGTGTTTATACTCAATTGGGATCAATTCAGGAATCTGAATTTAAGATCAGCGAACGGTGA
- the glp gene encoding molybdopterin molybdotransferase MoeA, giving the protein MSRFLSVIPVDNARTILLSLARKTTGKTIPLADSHGYVLSADIISDIDIPGFDRSTVDGYAVCAADTIGAGESIPVMLRLSGRIEMGDEPSGSVSSGICMYIPTGAYLPPGADAVVMVEYCEEMGNDVFISKPVAVGENIVFRGEDFSSQKPALHAGTRISSRVMGVLAACGVSEVPVSEKPRVAIISTGNEIVPVSDIPKGGQIRDVNTYLCAGFIEEAGGIPVPVGIVRDDRTALEDALIQAISQTDMVLISGGSSKGERDMCADIIRQKGELLVHGIALSPGKPTIIGKVHEKPVIGLPGHPASAYVVLHALVRDLIYCMTGEISHPIRISGILTSSVPSAKGREDYIRVMLNEDAIAPVFGKSGLTNTLTASDGLLCIPADTEGYEKGIRVFAEPWRSL; this is encoded by the coding sequence ATGAGTCGGTTTCTTTCGGTCATCCCCGTCGATAATGCGAGGACCATTCTTTTAAGTCTTGCCAGAAAAACCACCGGTAAGACTATTCCCCTTGCAGATTCACATGGATATGTCCTGAGTGCTGATATCATATCAGATATCGATATTCCCGGTTTTGACCGTTCTACCGTTGACGGTTATGCTGTTTGTGCCGCAGATACCATTGGTGCAGGAGAGAGTATTCCGGTCATGCTCCGGTTGTCAGGCAGGATAGAGATGGGTGATGAGCCATCGGGGAGTGTGTCTTCTGGGATCTGTATGTATATCCCGACCGGGGCGTATCTTCCACCAGGTGCTGATGCCGTGGTCATGGTTGAGTACTGCGAGGAGATGGGAAATGATGTATTCATCTCAAAACCGGTAGCGGTCGGTGAGAACATTGTTTTCAGAGGTGAGGACTTTTCTTCGCAGAAACCAGCTCTTCATGCAGGCACACGAATCTCTTCACGGGTTATGGGTGTCCTGGCCGCCTGTGGGGTTTCAGAAGTGCCGGTATCTGAAAAACCACGGGTTGCGATCATCTCAACGGGAAATGAGATAGTCCCCGTATCAGACATTCCTAAAGGCGGGCAGATTCGGGATGTGAATACCTATCTGTGTGCAGGATTTATAGAGGAGGCGGGAGGTATTCCGGTTCCTGTCGGAATAGTCCGCGATGATCGGACCGCTCTTGAAGATGCACTCATACAGGCCATCAGTCAGACAGATATGGTACTCATATCAGGAGGAAGCTCAAAAGGTGAGCGGGATATGTGTGCGGATATCATCAGACAAAAAGGTGAACTGCTGGTACATGGTATCGCTCTCTCACCAGGAAAACCTACAATAATCGGCAAGGTTCATGAAAAACCGGTTATCGGTCTCCCTGGTCATCCTGCCTCGGCCTATGTTGTCTTACATGCTCTCGTCAGGGACCTGATTTATTGTATGACCGGCGAGATTTCACATCCGATCCGGATATCAGGAATACTCACTTCTTCTGTTCCATCGGCAAAAGGAAGAGAAGATTATATCAGGGTTATGCTGAATGAAGATGCCATAGCTCCGGTTTTTGGTAAATCAGGACTTACCAATACCCTTACCGCGAGTGACGGACTACTCTGTATTCCTGCAGATACTGAAGGGTATGAAAAAGGGATCCGTGTTTTTGCAGAACCCTGGAGGAGTTTATGA
- a CDS encoding molybdopterin biosynthesis protein, whose product MTERYLQLKSLSEGLRMLQNRFPFEAGIKTVPVQDSIGLVTAHAIHASLSYPAGHLSAMDGIAVKSGDTHGATDQNPLIITDFVRVNTGNLIPSGYDAVIMIEDTEETDDGFQIRMPAFPWQHIRPVGEDIALGEMILPGGHTIRSGDIGAMASYGISGVDVLSVRVALIPTGSEIVPLGTMPKPGQVIESNMLMAAAEILESGAHVTLYPIVPDEPEKIRDAITEAVAFHDLVLISAGSSKGTKDYTSRIISELGTVFVHGLAIKPAKPVIFGEISGKPVIGMPGYPVACHTILREIVRPILIWYGLNVPRYQTIEARLAGPLYSEIGIDEFVLVTTGKIKDTWVALPQSRGSGIQMSLVRSNGYITIPASSEGFEAGSLVSVKVTVPLTEAEQTILITGSHDPVIDHLSDLLRTSGIFPASVHVGSMGGLMALKRGDCHLAPMHLLSDDGDYNIAFLKRYMPDEELILICIAEREQGIVSRDGLNFDAITTHRFINRQKGSGTRMLLDYMLKEKGISSESIQGYNREVTTHLAVCLAVMSGDADLGMAVHSAAKAYNLPFIPIGTERYELVVRKEIFESDSRVQSLVSLIQSDEFKSLLFRLGGYRTNETGAIRRISPI is encoded by the coding sequence ATGACTGAACGATATCTCCAATTGAAATCCTTATCCGAAGGACTGAGGATGTTACAAAACCGTTTCCCGTTTGAGGCAGGAATTAAAACCGTGCCGGTTCAGGATTCAATCGGATTGGTAACTGCTCATGCTATTCATGCATCTCTCTCTTACCCTGCCGGTCATCTCTCTGCGATGGATGGTATTGCGGTAAAGTCAGGGGATACTCACGGAGCTACGGATCAGAACCCACTTATCATCACCGATTTTGTCCGGGTGAACACTGGAAATCTCATCCCATCAGGATATGATGCCGTCATAATGATCGAGGATACGGAAGAGACCGATGATGGTTTTCAAATCCGTATGCCTGCATTTCCCTGGCAGCATATCCGTCCCGTCGGTGAAGATATCGCTCTTGGAGAGATGATTCTGCCGGGGGGTCATACCATTCGGTCAGGAGATATCGGAGCGATGGCATCATACGGGATTAGTGGTGTTGATGTTCTTTCGGTCAGAGTTGCTCTCATCCCAACCGGAAGTGAGATAGTTCCCCTGGGAACGATGCCAAAACCAGGGCAGGTTATTGAGAGTAATATGCTCATGGCTGCTGCTGAGATTTTGGAAAGCGGCGCCCATGTTACATTGTATCCAATAGTCCCAGATGAGCCTGAAAAAATCAGAGATGCCATCACCGAAGCAGTGGCTTTTCATGACCTGGTCCTCATATCAGCCGGCTCATCAAAAGGGACAAAAGACTACACCAGCCGGATCATCAGTGAACTGGGAACTGTTTTTGTGCACGGTCTTGCAATAAAGCCAGCAAAACCGGTTATATTTGGAGAAATATCAGGTAAGCCAGTCATTGGAATGCCAGGGTATCCGGTCGCCTGTCATACCATTCTTCGGGAAATTGTCCGGCCAATTCTCATATGGTATGGGCTGAATGTTCCCCGGTATCAGACAATTGAAGCCAGGCTGGCAGGGCCGCTCTATTCGGAGATTGGCATTGATGAATTTGTCCTGGTAACGACAGGAAAGATCAAAGATACATGGGTTGCTCTCCCTCAGAGTCGGGGGTCAGGTATCCAGATGAGTCTTGTCAGGTCGAACGGATACATCACTATTCCTGCTTCTTCTGAAGGATTTGAAGCAGGTTCTCTGGTTTCAGTGAAGGTCACGGTACCTTTGACTGAGGCAGAACAGACCATTCTCATTACCGGCTCTCATGATCCCGTCATTGATCATCTGTCTGATCTTCTTAGAACCAGCGGTATATTCCCTGCATCCGTTCATGTCGGGAGTATGGGAGGCCTTATGGCATTAAAGAGGGGTGATTGTCATCTGGCCCCTATGCATCTCCTCTCAGATGATGGTGATTATAATATCGCATTCCTGAAGCGGTACATGCCTGATGAAGAATTGATCCTTATCTGCATTGCCGAACGGGAACAGGGGATCGTCTCCAGGGATGGACTGAATTTTGATGCCATTACTACGCATCGGTTTATAAACCGACAGAAAGGATCAGGGACCCGGATGTTGCTTGATTATATGTTAAAAGAGAAAGGAATCTCTTCTGAATCCATTCAGGGATATAATCGTGAAGTAACAACCCATCTTGCCGTCTGTCTTGCTGTTATGAGCGGGGATGCCGATCTTGGAATGGCAGTTCATTCAGCAGCAAAAGCATATAATCTGCCATTCATACCGATCGGAACAGAGCGGTACGAACTTGTCGTGAGAAAAGAGATCTTTGAGTCAGATTCCAGGGTTCAAAGCCTTGTATCCCTCATTCAATCTGACGAATTCAAATCCCTCCTCTTCCGCCTCGGAGGATACAGAACGAATGAAACAGGAGCAATCAGGAGGATTTCTCCGATCTGA
- a CDS encoding DUF447 domain-containing protein gives MGPLTDPVDQIFTEGINEVIVTTYNNAAPMGIIRKNDSLSMIVFRTSHTAQNIIRNGWIVAHISHDPILFVKTAFEDLSEESFIQELIGNRIIHRLRGIQNWICCNAHIEHTTPDKLFVRLEPIHVNITQVLPIPVHRGLNNIIEATVHATRFILNEDPELARFIRHHGELVLRCGGEQDKRAMRLLYEYVNTAVPGTFL, from the coding sequence GTGGGACCATTAACAGATCCGGTAGACCAGATATTCACTGAAGGAATCAATGAGGTGATCGTTACAACCTATAATAATGCTGCCCCCATGGGCATTATCAGGAAGAATGATTCACTCTCAATGATAGTATTCCGGACCAGTCATACCGCGCAAAATATTATACGGAATGGATGGATTGTTGCCCATATATCCCATGATCCGATTCTTTTCGTGAAAACAGCCTTTGAAGATCTCTCAGAAGAATCCTTCATTCAGGAACTGATCGGGAATCGAATCATTCACCGGCTTCGAGGGATTCAGAACTGGATATGCTGTAATGCACATATTGAACATACTACACCGGATAAACTTTTTGTAAGGCTTGAACCAATCCATGTGAATATCACACAGGTCCTGCCAATTCCGGTTCACCGGGGTCTTAATAATATCATCGAAGCCACGGTCCATGCTACCCGGTTCATTCTCAATGAAGATCCTGAACTTGCCCGGTTTATCCGTCATCATGGTGAACTGGTTCTCCGATGTGGAGGAGAACAGGACAAACGGGCTATGCGGCTCCTCTATGAATATGTTAACACAGCGGTCCCGGGAACATTTTTATAA
- a CDS encoding triphosphoribosyl-dephospho-CoA synthase produces the protein MRPIISRTERAQMAMAFEVCAWDKPGNVDRCHDYPDTKLEHFLASVIFCRSALEKAEQRKGSVGALIREATILTGRHKGGNTHFGAFILLIPLIMGDTIKEASEIVRQTTIEDALDFYDAFTHTAVRVRDEDELDINDPKAKEELIKRKMTFFDVMEYSAPHDLIAREITQGFPLTRYTADLLITHQNEINPISKVFLKLLSEFPDTFIAKKFGVSASELVREKAAQVLAGKIRSAQLDEFCLDNGYNPGSLADIMISGLYVALGEGWEWDH, from the coding sequence ATGAGGCCTATAATCAGCAGAACGGAACGGGCGCAGATGGCTATGGCTTTTGAAGTCTGCGCCTGGGACAAGCCAGGGAATGTAGACCGGTGTCATGACTATCCTGACACAAAACTTGAGCATTTTCTGGCATCCGTCATCTTCTGTAGATCGGCCCTGGAAAAGGCTGAACAAAGGAAGGGCTCTGTTGGTGCTCTTATCAGGGAAGCGACTATCCTGACAGGACGACATAAAGGTGGTAATACCCATTTCGGGGCTTTTATATTGCTCATCCCCCTGATCATGGGTGACACCATAAAGGAAGCATCAGAAATTGTAAGACAGACGACCATCGAGGATGCCCTGGATTTTTATGATGCCTTTACCCATACAGCAGTCAGGGTCAGGGACGAGGATGAACTTGACATCAATGACCCGAAGGCAAAAGAAGAACTCATAAAGCGGAAGATGACATTTTTTGATGTCATGGAATATTCTGCACCTCATGATCTTATCGCCCGTGAAATAACCCAGGGATTTCCTCTTACCCGGTATACTGCCGACCTGCTTATTACTCATCAGAACGAGATAAATCCTATATCAAAGGTATTTCTAAAACTATTATCAGAATTTCCGGACACCTTCATCGCGAAAAAGTTCGGAGTCAGTGCATCAGAACTTGTCAGAGAGAAGGCTGCACAGGTATTGGCAGGGAAGATACGTTCTGCACAGCTGGATGAATTCTGTCTGGATAACGGTTACAACCCCGGTTCATTGGCAGATATCATGATATCCGGGCTTTATGTAGCCTTAGGAGAAGGATGGGAGTGGGACCATTAA
- a CDS encoding methanogenesis marker 9 domain-containing protein: MDTNFDLFIGDKPVKTPIAVACMAGITDGAYIRNLADHIGLGIIGGYAIDEPTIKAARVLSDLGREEFLPRNLVDDLKGQIALIKAAGVVPVINLRASEAGSLNALAQELGNSVIYEIDAHCRQQPMIDARSGEFLLHHPEVLISYVQALKIAGVLVSVKIRAGIAADDVELSRLLWKAGADILHIDLMDFDHTHLKKIRDTSPIFIIANNGITTFEKAKEMFAHGADMISLARKSDKKTLSTLYAQIAQYTKEHGWYNAPKQLCRGGDIRSLAFCCMPVKPCPLLPKLQHYNISPQEFVTMKMEAVAGTPLEQGANTCFGSLVYCCKDTTPCMFRDAALRQAGIKKSTYMDLKREISKKLLKKIFK; encoded by the coding sequence ATGGATACAAATTTCGATCTTTTTATCGGTGATAAACCGGTAAAGACACCAATCGCGGTAGCCTGTATGGCAGGCATTACTGATGGTGCATATATTCGTAATCTTGCGGATCATATCGGGCTTGGCATTATCGGCGGATATGCAATTGATGAACCTACTATAAAAGCAGCACGTGTCCTCTCTGATCTGGGAAGGGAGGAATTTTTACCGAGAAATCTCGTCGATGATTTGAAGGGCCAGATAGCGCTCATCAAGGCAGCCGGTGTTGTTCCGGTTATTAATCTGCGGGCATCAGAAGCCGGTTCTCTGAATGCCCTTGCGCAGGAACTCGGGAATTCAGTCATCTATGAGATTGATGCTCATTGCAGACAGCAGCCGATGATAGATGCACGAAGCGGAGAATTTCTTCTTCATCATCCAGAAGTTCTGATATCCTACGTTCAGGCATTAAAAATTGCGGGGGTGCTGGTATCAGTAAAGATTCGCGCAGGAATAGCTGCCGATGATGTTGAATTGTCCCGTCTGCTCTGGAAAGCCGGTGCTGATATCCTCCATATTGATCTCATGGACTTTGATCACACCCACCTGAAAAAAATCCGCGATACATCTCCGATTTTCATCATAGCCAATAATGGTATTACTACCTTTGAAAAAGCAAAAGAGATGTTTGCGCATGGTGCTGATATGATCTCTCTTGCCCGGAAATCTGATAAAAAGACCCTCTCGACCCTGTATGCGCAGATAGCACAGTACACAAAGGAACATGGGTGGTATAATGCACCAAAGCAGCTCTGCCGGGGAGGAGATATCAGATCGCTTGCATTTTGCTGTATGCCGGTCAAACCCTGTCCTCTCCTCCCCAAACTCCAGCATTATAATATCAGTCCGCAGGAGTTCGTTACCATGAAGATGGAAGCCGTCGCAGGGACCCCTCTGGAGCAGGGAGCCAATACCTGCTTTGGCAGTCTTGTATATTGCTGTAAAGACACCACGCCGTGTATGTTCAGGGATGCGGCACTCAGACAGGCGGGAATTAAAAAATCCACCTACATGGATCTGAAAAGAGAGATCTCTAAAAAATTACTGAAAAAAATCTTCAAATGA
- the cfbA gene encoding sirohydrochlorin nickelochelatase, producing MTKTGILLVGHGSKKEYNKNLITKTAEIIAQKNPDYIVRCGFMEFNEPTIRESLDSFKQDEVDSIAVVPLFLARGVHIDEDIPGILGLAPGQKKGLFSLTGKEVPLVYADPIGPNPLLADLMMENAKAALDLI from the coding sequence ATGACAAAGACTGGTATCCTCCTTGTAGGACATGGAAGTAAAAAGGAATACAACAAGAATCTCATCACCAAAACTGCGGAAATAATCGCTCAGAAGAATCCGGATTATATCGTTCGATGTGGATTTATGGAGTTTAATGAGCCGACTATTCGCGAATCACTTGATTCGTTCAAACAAGATGAAGTGGACAGTATTGCGGTTGTTCCACTCTTCCTTGCCCGTGGTGTTCATATTGATGAGGATATTCCCGGAATTCTCGGTCTTGCACCCGGTCAGAAGAAGGGCCTGTTCTCTCTTACAGGAAAAGAAGTCCCTCTTGTCTATGCAGATCCGATTGGACCCAACCCGCTCCTGGCAGATCTTATGATGGAGAATGCCAAAGCGGCTCTTGACCTGATCTGA
- the cfbE gene encoding coenzyme F430 synthase: protein MRILVLDSIHGGKVIVDHLSAHGHVTDLIDVYRNQEGISPDLARTRVYDLIIAPVHLDPDYSLLQDLRIPVISHHAAVRWLFTDHAVSSVIEITGKQGKSTTAAALASIMPGEGLLHTSAGVVRYPSLEHLGRYSITPASILQVLSEQFSDGWLISEVSLGFCGIGTLGILTSFLDYPVAQGKRRALALKTEQAHLVKQVLIPPGGELVHDGCIPVSDLVSVSGTRACYRYGDLSGSFVNPLLLLPGYKTPLMLAAGAALLLGVDPAGLSDFSALPGRMEVTKDTGYTIIDNANSGTCHSTTLDAYRYGREIAKNEPVTLIIGQESASVCENFSTHEICASISDINPRDVILIPGDERIMKEEIIQYCANTGITCICANSTEEGIRRAKTLNNTLILLSVKRWK, encoded by the coding sequence ATGCGGATTCTCGTTCTCGATTCGATTCATGGCGGAAAGGTGATAGTAGATCACCTATCAGCCCATGGTCATGTGACTGATCTCATCGATGTGTACCGGAACCAGGAAGGCATTTCTCCCGACCTGGCACGAACCCGGGTTTATGATCTTATCATTGCTCCTGTTCATCTGGATCCTGATTATTCACTCCTTCAGGACCTCCGGATTCCTGTAATATCACATCATGCAGCTGTCAGATGGCTTTTCACAGATCACGCAGTATCTTCGGTTATTGAGATTACCGGAAAACAAGGTAAATCTACTACAGCAGCGGCACTCGCATCTATCATGCCAGGAGAAGGGCTGCTCCATACATCCGCAGGAGTTGTCAGGTATCCATCATTGGAACATCTGGGGCGATATTCTATCACCCCTGCGTCAATATTGCAGGTCTTATCTGAACAATTTTCTGATGGCTGGCTTATCAGTGAAGTATCGTTAGGATTTTGTGGGATTGGAACTCTTGGTATCCTGACCTCCTTTCTAGATTATCCGGTTGCACAAGGAAAGAGAAGGGCCCTTGCACTGAAAACTGAACAGGCCCACCTGGTAAAACAGGTTCTGATTCCACCGGGAGGAGAACTTGTCCATGACGGATGTATTCCCGTATCTGACCTTGTATCTGTATCCGGAACCAGGGCTTGCTACCGGTATGGAGATTTGTCAGGTTCATTTGTAAATCCGCTTCTCCTCCTGCCAGGATACAAAACCCCTCTTATGCTCGCTGCAGGGGCAGCCCTGCTTCTTGGAGTGGATCCCGCCGGTTTGTCAGATTTTTCAGCTCTTCCAGGACGCATGGAGGTCACGAAAGATACTGGTTACACCATTATCGATAATGCAAACAGCGGGACGTGTCATTCAACAACGCTTGATGCATACCGTTATGGCAGAGAGATAGCGAAAAATGAACCGGTAACCCTCATCATTGGTCAGGAGTCAGCATCGGTATGTGAAAACTTCAGCACTCATGAGATCTGTGCATCCATCTCTGATATTAATCCCCGGGATGTTATCCTCATTCCCGGAGATGAACGGATTATGAAGGAGGAGATCATACAGTACTGTGCGAATACCGGGATTACCTGCATCTGTGCTAATTCAACTGAAGAAGGAATTAGAAGAGCGAAAACACTGAATAATACTCTAATTTTATTGTCTGTAAAACGGTGGAAATAA